In Campylobacter sp., the DNA window GTAGGAATTATATTAAGCAAAATTTTACTCATACTAGGCGCGTTCGCTGCCTTTTCGACAGCCTTGGACGCATCGCTTAGATCAAGCCCGCTACCTGGAGAAAATATAAACGCACACGCTAGGCCGATGACGATCGCAAAAAGCGTAGTTATAGCGTAAAATATGATCGCCTTAACGCCTACTTTGCCCAGGTGCGCGGGCGAGATGCTGCTCGTGCCCACGATGAGCGAGCAGATGATGATCGGCACCATAATCATCTTTAAAAGTCTCACGAAAAGATCTCCCAAAGGCGTTAAAATCGCCACCCACGTGGTATCACCCACCGGCATATTTTTAGGTAGTAACATACCAATCGCAGAGCCCAACACTAAAGCGATAATGATGCGCCAAAGCAAGCTTGAGTTAAAATAAAAGGCTAAAATTCCGCCTTTTTTCGTTTGATTTTCTGACATGGACATCTCCCTGCACTAAGAATTTTAACGGAATTCTACCGCAACTTGCCATAAAATAAAATTTAATCGGTCGCCAAATGAAAGTTAAATTTGAAAATTCAATCGCGAGCTTGCCGCATTTTAAAGCTGAAATTATGCGGCAAGCTTTGTCTTTTGAAGTTATGAAGCGAAATTTCAAAGGAAAAACGACGCATGAAATTTATAGAATTTTGCGGATTTTGATGTAGTGAAAAGCAAAAAATTTTGTGGTGGTGGGCTCACTAGGACTTGAACCTAGGACCATCCGGTTATGAGCCGGATGCTCTAACCAACTGAGCTATGAGCCCGCCAGCGGTAAAAAAGAAATGTGATTTTACAAAAATAATCTTAAAACGGCGTTAAATTTTAGCCGCGTAATTTTATGACGCCTAGCTCTGCCCAAATCGTGACTAAGCTTCGGTGCCTTGCTATAAAACGCTTACCCATATAAATTTTTCCATGGTAATTCTACGTCCGGTTCCTTATTGCGACGGATGCAGATCTTATCCACGGGATTAAAGATTGTATGTAAAGATTTAGCAAGCACGATAGCGCCTGGAATTCCGATGATAGTGACGAACTGGACAATAACAGCAACAAGTCCTACGATATATAGCCAAATACCGAAAAGCAGGATATAAACGACCTTAACGATAGTCGCGTAAGCATGATAGCTCTTACGCAGAGCTCCGCCGGATGGATTATTCTTTTTACGCACCA includes these proteins:
- a CDS encoding YccF domain-containing protein, encoding MRILGNIIWFFLGGWILAILAYLSGLILTILVVTAPVGLGLMEYGKFLFLPFSYYMVRKKNNPSGGALRKSYHAYATIVKVVYILLFGIWLYIVGLVAVIVQFVTIIGIPGAIVLAKSLHTIFNPVDKICIRRNKEPDVELPWKNLYG